The Paenibacillus sp. 481 DNA window AAGACGGATCATGAACAATATGGATATTGCATAAAAATTCATCACATTATAGCTGATGGAATTTCATTGGAAATTATCACAAATCAAATTACTTCAAACTATTTTCAATTGTTAAGCAATAATCCAGTAGCAAGTCATGAACCCAAATCGTATATCGATTATATTTCTGCGGAACAAGATTATCGTTTTTCTGATCGATTTCAACAGGATCGTAATTACTGGATAAACACATTTGACACGCTGCCTGCTTTTATCGAATTTAAAGCCTATCAACCTATCCTCTCAAGTACTGCTGCGAACAGAGCAAGCTTTACCATTAAGGGTGGGTTGTACCAAGATTTGAAACAATTTTGCCAGGATCAGCAAATTAATGTGTATGCCTTCTTTTTGTCTGTGTTATATACGTATATTCATAAAGTGTCGAACGAGCAAGATATGGCAATTGGAGCTGTTTATTCAAATCGGTCGACGAAAAAAGAAAAAGGTACAATGGGCATGTATGCGAGTACAGTTGCCGCTAGAATAGCTATCGATCCTGAAGAGCAATTCGGTTCATTTTTACAACGTGTTTCCCTTAATTTATCTAAAATTATGCTGCATCAAAAATATCCCTACAATCAATTAATTCAAGATTTAAGAGTCGAACATCACAATATAGAGTTGCAGCGACTGTTTAGTATTATTATGGAATACCGAGTAATGAACTTCTTAAAATCGGATCAAACACAAAACGATAAAAAGCTAGCATCTCAGCACCATTTTTGTGGACATGAAGTCAACGATTTACTTATCCGAATAGAGGAAGAGCTTTCTGAACATGTGTTACATATTCATTTGGATTACCGTACATGTGTATTCGAAGAACATGAAATAAATAAATTGATTGAATATATGTCCGATATTGTGCGATATATCATTGGAAATAGTCAGCAAAAAATATCAACGTTTTTCCTTATTCATGAAGAGGAGAAACAAATCATTTTAAATGAGTTTAATGATACAACAATAGCGTATCCCCAACATAAGACGATCCAGCAATTGTTTGAAGAGCAGGTGCAGCGCACACCTGATCGTATTGCTGTAGCATTTGAGGGTCAAACGCTGACTTATCAGGAGTTAAATGAGAAATCCAATCAGGTAGCTCGAGCGTTAAGGGCGGAAGGTGTAAAAGTTGATCAATTAGTAGGTATTATGGTTGAGCGCTCTTTGGAAATGATGATTGGCATGTTGGGGATTTTAAAAGCAGGTGGTGCATACGTACCTATAGATCCTGAGTATCCTCAAGAGCGTATCCATTATATTTTAAACGATTCTAATGTGGATGTATTATTACTGCAACATCATTTGCAAGAACGAGTAAGTTATGAAGGCAAAGTGATCACTTTAGAGGGTGAACATTTTCACCATGAAGATCGTTCGAACCTGCCACACCTTTCACAACCAAATGATTTGGCCTATGTCATTTATACATCAGGTACAACAGGGAAACCAAAAGGCGCTATGATCGAACATCGCAACGTCGTCCGATTAGTCAAAAATACAAATTCTCTTCCATTGAACGATCAAGTGCGTATTTTACAAACAGGCTCTATCGTGTTCGATGCCTCTACATTTGAAATATGGGGAGCCATGCTTAATGGTGGTCAGCTGCACCTAACGGAACACGCTAATATTATTAATGCAGTGGTGTTAAAACAATTAATAAATACGAACGATATCAACTTGATGTTTTTGTCTACAGCATTATTTAACCAACTCGTACAACAAGACCATACGTTATTTGAACGTTTACAAACCTTAATTGTAGGCGGAGAAGAACTATCTATAGCCCATGCTAATAAATTGATACTTCATTACCCTACAATAAATTTGATTAATGGTTACGGGCCTACAGAAAATACAACATTTTCAACCACGTATCCGATCCATGGAGAGCAGCTGAAGAAGGCTCCTATTGGACGCCCTATTTCGAATTCCACTGCCTATATCGTAGATCAAGGTATGAACTTACAACCAATTGGTGTGTATGGGGAATTGATTGTGGGTGGAGACGGTGTGGCGCGAGGATATTTAAATCAGCCTGAACTTACGGCTCAAAAGTTTGTGAATGGTTTGTTTAAAGACGGTGAGCGCTGCTATCGAACAGGAGATTTAGCTCGTTGGCTACCTGATGGTAACATTGAATTTTTAGGCCGAATGGATCACCAAGTGAAAATTCGGGGATACCGAATTGAATTAGGTGAGGTCGAGACGTCACTGTTAAGTGTAGATTGCGTTCAAGAGGCAACCGTAGCTACACACGAAGTTAAAAATGGTGAGAAAGTGATATGTGCCTATTACGTGGCCAAGCAGTCGCATACGATCCATGAAATTAAGGCTGCATTGTCAGAGAAATTGCCTAGTTATATGATACCGACTTACTTTGTGGAGTTAGACCAAATTCCGCTCACGCCAAATGGAAAAGTTGATCGTAAGTCATTGCCAGCTCCTGAAAGTGGTATGCAAATGGGAACGGAATACGTACCGCCTCAAACACCAGCTGAAATCATCATGTCTAACGTATGGGAAGAAACGCTTGGACTAGAGAAAGTAGGCATTACAGATAGCTTTTTCGATCTCGGAGGACACTCATTAAAAATTATTGAGACGTTGCCGAAATTAACTCGAGCAGGACTACAGGTCACGATTAAGGACTACTATGATTTAAAAACGATCGCAGCTATTACGTCAAAAATAAGTGGTGAACAGCCAGAAATTCGTACAGACGAACAAGTCAACGAGATGATTTGGAATAAACCGCCTAAAAAACGGCTGACGGATGAGCAAATAAGCAAGCCATTTAATCACAGCGGTCATCTATTACTAACAGGCGCAACAGGATATTTAGGGGCCCATCTGTTAGAACAATTATTACGAACAACGGATTGCACCATTACGTGCATTATCCGTGGTCATTCCGATCAAGAAGTGACGGAAAGACTAGTAAATAAAGTGCAGTATTATTTTAAAAACGACGATGTTATTCCATGGTTGAATCAACGTGTCAGCGTTCGATGCGGGGATTTAAGTCAGCCCAATTTAGGTTTGGCAGAAGCCGTTTATAACGATTTAAAAGTTACCGTAACTGAAGTGATTCATGCAGCCGCGTTAACGAAACATTTTGGAACTCAAGAAGAGTTTACATTGGCCAATGTGAGTTCGGTTGAGCAGCTATTGAAATTTGTAGGGCATGATAAGAAGTTTCATCATACGTCTACCATAAGTGTGTCCGGTCTTCAAGTCGATGAGGATGAAGATGTGTTATTTACGGAACACGACTTTTATATTAAACAGGACTATTTGTGCAATGTGTACATCGAAACCAAATTTTTAGCTGAAAAATTAATATATGATTATGTATCGACAGGTACGGATGCAGTCATTTATCGAATAGGTAATTTAACAAACCGATATACTGACGGTCAGCATCAACAAAATATGAACGAAAACAGTTTCTTGAAACGATTAAAGTTTATGATCAAATACGGTGTGATCACAGATCTATTCCCAACCGGACTAGAATTTACACCAGTAGATAAATGCAGTGAAGCTATGCTGAACATCATCACGCAGCGGGGAGATTCAGCCGAGCATTATGTGTTCCACTTATCGAATGATAAGACGCTTGAAACGGAACAATTTATCGAAATGTTAGATGAACACGGTTATAAAGTGGAACTCATGAAGCAGCAACGTTTTGAACAGATTGTGGCTCTGAATCAGGAAGATGAACAGTTCAATCAAGAGCTTCAATTTATGATGGGGTACGGTTCTGACGTTGACGTCCATTCTCGCTATCGCTCAAAAGTGAACATAGACTCTACTTTTACGAAGCAGCGATTAGCACAGCTGCAATGGCACTGGCCAGACATTAATCAAACATACATTAATCAAGTACTCCAGCATATGTTCGCTACGGGTTACATTCGTAAGGAAGAGCTTCAAAATTTGCTCGTATGAATTTCATTTTCTTAGCTTTAATAGGGTAGATAAGCCTTGCTAGAGTTAGGAGTTAAGAGAGGTAAAAGGAATGGATCTGAAAAATAAAGTCGTGTTGATTACAGGCGCTTCAACGGGAATAGGAGCGGAAGCAGCTCGTTTAATGGTGAATAAAGGTGCGAAAGTCATTATGACAGCTCGTTCTGTTCAAAAATTGCAGGACCTTGCAGACCGGTTAGGCCCAAATGCTTTTTTTTATCCCCTTGATGTGTCCAATGGCACGGAAGTTAACGATGTAATACAAAAGGTTATTCACGATCATGGTCGAATCGATGTACTTGTAAATAATGCAGGTACTATTCAATGCGGTCATTTTGTGGATTTGCCATTGGAATCGTTTGAACAAATGATGGATGTTAATTATTTTGGTACAGTACGTTGTCTTAAGGCCGTGGTACCACATATGATTCATAACAAAAGTGGACACATCGTCAATGTTGCCTCTATGGCAGGGAAGTTTGGACAAGGAACATTTTCCGCATATTCGCCTTCCAAACATGCTCTATTAGGATTGACGAATAGTTTGAGACAAGAATTACAAGGAACAGGAATTCATTTTACAGCTATTAATCCAACGTTTGTTAATACAGCCTTTGTGGATCAAGCAGATCCAACAGGGGGCTTAAAACGAAAAAATAACTCAAAGATGTTACAACCTGTTGATGTCGCAAATAAAATTGTGCTCGCAGTTGAAAGAAATATTAGGGAAATCGACTTGCCATTTTTAATGACGATGTCTGGGAAGTTACTATTTCATTTATTCCCTAAATGGTTTGATAAATTTTCAATTAGTGGACCTGAAAATAAGTAAATTCAAGCTTAATAAGCGAGCCGAACACTAAAAATGTTCGGTTTTTTTTTGATTTTAGGGTAAAAAGTAAGCTATAATGATATTAGCAGAGATTATATGCGATTTTATAGTTAATTTGCTTGAAAATCGACGATTATGGGGGGAAATGGCTGAAATAAACATAAAGGGGAGATGCAATCTTGTGGACTACAGATGCAATGATGCTTTTATTCGGAACATTACTTTTAATAGGTGTTGCTGGGGCTAAATTTTCTAATCGCTTTAATGTGCCTTCACTCGTACTATTTATTGTGGTAGGTATGGCACTTAATCCGCTTATTTATTTTGATAATGCTAAATTAACGCAGTTATTAGGTGTACTCGCCCTAATTATTATATTGTTCGAAGGCGGTATGCAGACGAACTATCGAGAGATACGTCCCATCTTAGGCTCTGCCTTGTCGTTGGCAACGGTAGGCGTTGTACTGACGGCGGGAATTATCGGGGTGTGTGCCAGCTATATTTTGGACATATCTTTGTTAGAAGGCTTACTTATTGGAGCCATTGTCGGTTCTACAGATGCGGCAGCGGTATTCGCCGTATTAGGAAGTCAAAATATTAAAAAGAGACTTACCTCCACGCTTGAAGCTGAGTCAGGAACGAATGACCCGATGGCGGTCTTCCTCACGATTTCATTAATTGAACTAATTAAAGTGCCTGATACGCCTTTGATCAATATGTTACTCGCATTTTTCTGGCAAATGGGCTTCGGTTTAGCGATGGGGCTTGCCTTAGGTTGGCTGTTTACACAAGTGCTAAATCGCATTCAATTAGATACATCGGGACTTTATCCCGTGTTAGCAGTTGGCGCGGCGATATTTACGTATAGCAGCACTGCAATGTTGCATGGAAGTGGTTTTTTGGCGGTCTATGTATTGGGAATGGTCATTGGAAACAAAGATATTACGTACCGTTACTCGATCGTACGCTTTAATGAAGGCTTCGCATGGATGATGCAAATTATGATGTTTGTCGTGCTGGGCTTGCTCGTATTCCCGAATCAACTGTTAGAAATTACTTGGCAGGGCTTACTGTTGTCCGTTTTGCTTATGTTTATCGCTCGTCCAATAGGGGTGTTTATTAGCTTGGCAATAAGTAATTTCACCTTTAAAGAAAAAACGCTGATTGCTTGGTCGGGGCTTCGTGGTGCTGTACCGATCGTTATGGCTACGTATCCGCTTATTGCTGGATTGGAAGGCGGGCAAATGTTCTTCAATGTCGTCTTTTTCGTGGTGTTAACGTCCGCATTGTTGCAAGGGGCAACCATTTCACCGTTGGCTCGTCGCTTAGGGCTAGTAGGTGAGCGGAAGGTAGAGCCTATGCATACGATGGAACTTATTTCGGTCGGCAAAACGAATATGGAAATGGTTAAAAAGACGGTCGAACCTGGGACAGCCGTTGTAAAGTATATGCTGCATCAATTAGAACTGCCACAAGATGCGCTTATCACAGCTATTGTGCGTGGAGAATGCATGATTTCTCCAAATGGTACAACGCAGATGGAAGCAGGGGATGTTGCCTACATCTTAGTTGCCAAAAAAGATAGAGAAGCTTTGCGATCGCTGTTTACGGTGCTTGTTGAAGAGGTTGACGACGAGCAAAAAAACGATGAAAATAACGGTGAGGGTAATGAGAAACATACCCTGAGATAAGGGCCGATTTAGAGACATAAAAATAATCATTGAATCGTGACCCAATTTATCTTCATAGCTCTTCTGAAACGGAAGTGTTTTGCCGATATTAATAGATAAGGGTTAGGTGAGTAGTTTGACTATTCCATATGTGCAATTAGATAAAGAATATAAACATGTCGGTTATTTTCCATCACGCTATGTGCACGTTGTTAATGTAACGTGTGAGACAGTGGACTTCGACTATCAGGAGAAAGAGCGCGTTGACCAGCTTGTTATTGGTTCTGAGGAGCCGATTACGGAAGCAGAGTTGCGTGATATAGCACGTGAGAAATTAATGGAGGAGCATCAAGATTTTCATTTTTACCGTGAAGTAACGGTAAGTGAGCTTGAAATGGTGCGAGCATTCGATCTTACGCTGACTTAGTGGTGAAGACACCGCTTACGCCTTGGCGTTCGCGGTGTCTATTTTTATATGTTTCAATGAGGGAGCTGGAGAGAGATGAAAAATAAAGCACGTTCTTTTTGGAAAGCGCTTACCAAATCTGGTATGTTGCAACGACCTTCGAAATCAGTCGGCGTCAAGTTGTTTATCATTTTTGTCGTCAGTATCGTCTTATTTGTGTTTAGTGTAGGAACGATTTCGTACATGTTATCCCGTGATGCAATCAAAGAGCGTGTATCCACATCCAGTTACCAAACGATGATCCAAGCAGCTGAGAAACTCGATTTAATGCTGAATCAATTTTCAAACTTGACGATGCAAATTATGCTAGACCCAAACCTCACAGAAAGTATGGACAAGCTCGACGAAGTGAAAGAGGGCACCTATGATAAAGTGCAGTTGATAGAAAAAATTCAAGAGACACTGCAAACGTACTCCGTGGGCAACAACTTAATTGAGAATGTGTACTTAATTCCGCTTGACGGCGAACGTCAGCAATTTTCTGCACTTGGGATGCGGCGTGGTGTGCAATCTGCTGCGGACAAGCCTTGGTTCGATGCAGTGCAGAATAGCAAAGGACAAGCTGTATGGATCGATACGATGCCAACGGGTCTTGAACAGTCTCATGCGCCAACGTTTGGTATCGCTCGACCTCTGCGCGATCTGCTTTCTGGTAAAGCGCACTATATTATATTTTTAGAAATTCGTATGCATGCATTGGCTCAGGAACTGAAAGGCATACAATTAGGGGATGGATCTTCCGTTCATGTCTTGAATCCTACAGGGCAATACATATATACACTGGACCAAGCGATGCTGACGAAGGAAGCTCCGCAGTGGCTTGTTCCAAAAAAGGAGCAAGAATCCAGCGAGCTATTATCCGGTAGTAAAACGGTCACCTCCGATCAAGATGAGCAAATATTGCTAGCGTACCATCCTTTGAAATCTAGCAATTGGGAGCTGGTCGGTACGGTACCGGTTAAGCAGTTAGTGAAAGATGCGGACTTTATTTTGTTAGTCACGTTTATATTAATGATTGCGGCGGCGATCTTGGCAGCTGTTATCGGTTGGTTTGTGATGCGAATGATCGCGAAGCCCTTGCATACGTTGCGCGACTTAATGAATGAGGGAGCGCAAGGTAATTTGGCTGTGCGGGCGTCCGTGAAGACGAAGGATGAGATTGGTGAGCTAGCACACGGTTTTAATACGATGATGGAGCAAATTACAACGCTTGTGCAGCATACGGAAGCAAGTGCGCGATCCGTATTGGAGACGGCGGTGTCGCTGACCGATGCGTCTCGTAGTACGGCGGTGTCAGCGAAAGAAATCGCAATTGCCACGGAGGAAATTGCGAAAGGTGCTAGCAGCTTGGCGGTCGAAGCAGAGCGTGGTCACGACTTAACGCATCAGATGGCGATGCAGATGCAGATGGTTGTAGCGGCAAATGAACAAATGGATCATTCCGCACAAGAGGTTTCGCGCTCGAGTGAACTCGGTGCGAGCAATATGACTACTTTGCTGACGCGTACGAGTACGACGGAAGAAACGATGCGTACTTTGTCAGACAGAGTGAATAAGCTGAATGAGAATACGCAGTCGATTCGCAAAATATTGGAGCTGCTGCAAAATATGACGAAGCAGACGAATATTTTGTCCCTGAACGCAACGATTGAGGCGGCCCGTGCGGGAGCCGCGGGTAAAGGATTTATGGTTGTTGCGGACGAAATTCGTAGCTTGGCGGATCAATCGCGGCAATCGATTGACGTAGTCGGGCAAATTACGGTTAGTATTCAGGCCGAAATTAAGGAGACGGTAGACGCCCTTGCGCAGGCGTTTCCGATGTTCAGCTTGCAAGCCGAGGCTGTAAAAGAAACGGATAGCATTTTTAGCGCCGTTACGGAGCAGATGGGCGGAATGGTTGGGAAATTAAGCGATGTGACCGAATCGGTTGAGCGGTTAAATCATTCGCAAGCGATCTTAGTGGAAGCGATGAGTAATGTAAGTGCTGTAGCCGAAGAAGCGTCAGCGACTTCTGAAGAGGTGGCGTCATTGAGTACGGAGCAGTTGAGTATTTCGAACCGTTTAGTCGATTTGTCGCATCAGTTGGAAGAGGTGTCCCAGCAATTGAAGGCGACGCTGTCCAAATTTAGTTATTAAATAAGGAATATTAATAAGGAACATAAACATAAATGTCGCGCTGTCCTCATATTGATGATTAATAGTTAATGAGGGTTCCACTTTAGAGCAGGAAGGTGGATGAAAGCGTGACACAGGAGCAAGTGCCGTCGCAGGTTGTGTATCCTATTGATCCTTATGTCGTTCAGACGCTGCAATCCGTTACCGATAAGGTTGTGGTTGTTGAAACGGTGCGCGGTCCATTGAAGGGTAAGGTCAAAGATGTAAAGCTTGATCATATCGTCCTCCAAATTGACGATCATCTATTTATTATTCGCATTGCGCAAATCGTATGGGTAAGGCCTGAATCGAAGTAATCAGTTTCAACCGTTTATGTAAAGTACCCCCTAGCGTAGACATTGGACAATACCTTGATGGTACATTCCGATGAATACAATAGGGGGTATTGTTTTCAGTGTTAATAGAACATTCCGGCAATGGATGCGCTTAGCAAATTGGCTATTGTTCCAGCTAACACAGAGCGAAAGCCTAGCTCCGTAATAATACTGCGCCGATTGGGAGCAATGGCCGAAATGCCGCTGATCTGCATCGCGATCGAGCTGAGGTTAGCGAACCCGCACAGTGCAAAAGCGGCAATCATAAAGGATCGATCGCTTAGCTGACTTTGGATTTTGACGAGTTCGGAGAACGCGACAAACTCATTGATAATTATTTTTTGTCCGATTAGGCTGCCTGCAAGTATCGTTTCAGACCAAGGAACGCCAATTAAAAAGGCAATCGGGGCAAATAAAAAGCCGAGAATGCCCTGTAAGGAAAGCGTCGGCATGCCGAACCAGCTTCCCACACCGCCTAATAAGCCATTGACGAGCGCAATTAGCCCGATAAATGCGATCAAGGTGGCCGCGACTGCAATTGCAATTTGGACACCGTCAACGGCACCTCGCGCCGCAGCGT harbors:
- a CDS encoding potassium/proton antiporter; translation: MMLLFGTLLLIGVAGAKFSNRFNVPSLVLFIVVGMALNPLIYFDNAKLTQLLGVLALIIILFEGGMQTNYREIRPILGSALSLATVGVVLTAGIIGVCASYILDISLLEGLLIGAIVGSTDAAAVFAVLGSQNIKKRLTSTLEAESGTNDPMAVFLTISLIELIKVPDTPLINMLLAFFWQMGFGLAMGLALGWLFTQVLNRIQLDTSGLYPVLAVGAAIFTYSSTAMLHGSGFLAVYVLGMVIGNKDITYRYSIVRFNEGFAWMMQIMMFVVLGLLVFPNQLLEITWQGLLLSVLLMFIARPIGVFISLAISNFTFKEKTLIAWSGLRGAVPIVMATYPLIAGLEGGQMFFNVVFFVVLTSALLQGATISPLARRLGLVGERKVEPMHTMELISVGKTNMEMVKKTVEPGTAVVKYMLHQLELPQDALITAIVRGECMISPNGTTQMEAGDVAYILVAKKDREALRSLFTVLVEEVDDEQKNDENNGEGNEKHTLR
- a CDS encoding methyl-accepting chemotaxis protein, with amino-acid sequence MKNKARSFWKALTKSGMLQRPSKSVGVKLFIIFVVSIVLFVFSVGTISYMLSRDAIKERVSTSSYQTMIQAAEKLDLMLNQFSNLTMQIMLDPNLTESMDKLDEVKEGTYDKVQLIEKIQETLQTYSVGNNLIENVYLIPLDGERQQFSALGMRRGVQSAADKPWFDAVQNSKGQAVWIDTMPTGLEQSHAPTFGIARPLRDLLSGKAHYIIFLEIRMHALAQELKGIQLGDGSSVHVLNPTGQYIYTLDQAMLTKEAPQWLVPKKEQESSELLSGSKTVTSDQDEQILLAYHPLKSSNWELVGTVPVKQLVKDADFILLVTFILMIAAAILAAVIGWFVMRMIAKPLHTLRDLMNEGAQGNLAVRASVKTKDEIGELAHGFNTMMEQITTLVQHTEASARSVLETAVSLTDASRSTAVSAKEIAIATEEIAKGASSLAVEAERGHDLTHQMAMQMQMVVAANEQMDHSAQEVSRSSELGASNMTTLLTRTSTTEETMRTLSDRVNKLNENTQSIRKILELLQNMTKQTNILSLNATIEAARAGAAGKGFMVVADEIRSLADQSRQSIDVVGQITVSIQAEIKETVDALAQAFPMFSLQAEAVKETDSIFSAVTEQMGGMVGKLSDVTESVERLNHSQAILVEAMSNVSAVAEEASATSEEVASLSTEQLSISNRLVDLSHQLEEVSQQLKATLSKFSY
- a CDS encoding non-ribosomal peptide synthetase gives rise to the protein MSLDDIQLYPLTQAQQRIWNTELLYPNTSVCILAGAIKIEGQLHRDLLEQAINLAVQQHDAFRIMLINDQNEMKQYFETYSYQTIDYIDFSANNDERHVDDWLHEHKLKPMQLIQSALYHFLMFKTDHEQYGYCIKIHHIIADGISLEIITNQITSNYFQLLSNNPVASHEPKSYIDYISAEQDYRFSDRFQQDRNYWINTFDTLPAFIEFKAYQPILSSTAANRASFTIKGGLYQDLKQFCQDQQINVYAFFLSVLYTYIHKVSNEQDMAIGAVYSNRSTKKEKGTMGMYASTVAARIAIDPEEQFGSFLQRVSLNLSKIMLHQKYPYNQLIQDLRVEHHNIELQRLFSIIMEYRVMNFLKSDQTQNDKKLASQHHFCGHEVNDLLIRIEEELSEHVLHIHLDYRTCVFEEHEINKLIEYMSDIVRYIIGNSQQKISTFFLIHEEEKQIILNEFNDTTIAYPQHKTIQQLFEEQVQRTPDRIAVAFEGQTLTYQELNEKSNQVARALRAEGVKVDQLVGIMVERSLEMMIGMLGILKAGGAYVPIDPEYPQERIHYILNDSNVDVLLLQHHLQERVSYEGKVITLEGEHFHHEDRSNLPHLSQPNDLAYVIYTSGTTGKPKGAMIEHRNVVRLVKNTNSLPLNDQVRILQTGSIVFDASTFEIWGAMLNGGQLHLTEHANIINAVVLKQLINTNDINLMFLSTALFNQLVQQDHTLFERLQTLIVGGEELSIAHANKLILHYPTINLINGYGPTENTTFSTTYPIHGEQLKKAPIGRPISNSTAYIVDQGMNLQPIGVYGELIVGGDGVARGYLNQPELTAQKFVNGLFKDGERCYRTGDLARWLPDGNIEFLGRMDHQVKIRGYRIELGEVETSLLSVDCVQEATVATHEVKNGEKVICAYYVAKQSHTIHEIKAALSEKLPSYMIPTYFVELDQIPLTPNGKVDRKSLPAPESGMQMGTEYVPPQTPAEIIMSNVWEETLGLEKVGITDSFFDLGGHSLKIIETLPKLTRAGLQVTIKDYYDLKTIAAITSKISGEQPEIRTDEQVNEMIWNKPPKKRLTDEQISKPFNHSGHLLLTGATGYLGAHLLEQLLRTTDCTITCIIRGHSDQEVTERLVNKVQYYFKNDDVIPWLNQRVSVRCGDLSQPNLGLAEAVYNDLKVTVTEVIHAAALTKHFGTQEEFTLANVSSVEQLLKFVGHDKKFHHTSTISVSGLQVDEDEDVLFTEHDFYIKQDYLCNVYIETKFLAEKLIYDYVSTGTDAVIYRIGNLTNRYTDGQHQQNMNENSFLKRLKFMIKYGVITDLFPTGLEFTPVDKCSEAMLNIITQRGDSAEHYVFHLSNDKTLETEQFIEMLDEHGYKVELMKQQRFEQIVALNQEDEQFNQELQFMMGYGSDVDVHSRYRSKVNIDSTFTKQRLAQLQWHWPDINQTYINQVLQHMFATGYIRKEELQNLLV
- a CDS encoding DUF2642 domain-containing protein, with the protein product MTQEQVPSQVVYPIDPYVVQTLQSVTDKVVVVETVRGPLKGKVKDVKLDHIVLQIDDHLFIIRIAQIVWVRPESK
- a CDS encoding SDR family NAD(P)-dependent oxidoreductase; the protein is MDLKNKVVLITGASTGIGAEAARLMVNKGAKVIMTARSVQKLQDLADRLGPNAFFYPLDVSNGTEVNDVIQKVIHDHGRIDVLVNNAGTIQCGHFVDLPLESFEQMMDVNYFGTVRCLKAVVPHMIHNKSGHIVNVASMAGKFGQGTFSAYSPSKHALLGLTNSLRQELQGTGIHFTAINPTFVNTAFVDQADPTGGLKRKNNSKMLQPVDVANKIVLAVERNIREIDLPFLMTMSGKLLFHLFPKWFDKFSISGPENK